The following coding sequences are from one Acidobacteriota bacterium window:
- a CDS encoding N-acetyltransferase: MRIRPILAEDAAAVAGIYNHFVRRTIVTFEEEEVTVEEMARRVDRVAARYPWFVGEAGGEVIGYAYADLFKDRSAYRFSAETTIYLRPDATGKGYGRRLYAHLLSDLLQRGIVNAVAIIALPNPASVRLHERAGFRRAGRLHGVGRKFGRWLDVEYWQCVLGTPAAGSPFGTDR, from the coding sequence GTGCGCATCCGTCCCATCCTTGCTGAAGACGCGGCCGCCGTGGCCGGGATATACAACCACTTCGTGCGCCGTACCATCGTTACCTTCGAAGAGGAGGAGGTGACCGTCGAGGAGATGGCGCGGCGCGTCGACCGCGTCGCCGCCCGCTACCCCTGGTTCGTGGGGGAAGCGGGGGGGGAGGTCATCGGCTACGCCTACGCCGACCTATTCAAGGATCGCTCCGCCTACCGGTTCAGCGCGGAAACCACCATCTACCTGAGGCCGGATGCGACCGGCAAAGGGTATGGCCGGCGGTTGTACGCCCATCTCCTTTCGGACCTCCTGCAGCGGGGGATCGTCAATGCCGTAGCGATCATCGCCCTCCCGAACCCGGCCAGTGTCCGGCTGCACGAACGGGCGGGCTTCCGGCGTGCCGGGCGCCTCCACGGGGTGGGGCGGAAGTTCGGGCGGTGGCTGGACGTGGAGTACTGGCAGTGCGTCCTGGGGACTCCGGCCGCCGGCTCCCCTTTCGGGACCGACAGATAA
- a CDS encoding radical SAM protein has product MATKVPSQKKTLTGAPINPLPGDVPYTTVSLCPECGVHVEARVFEEDGKIIMEKTCPEHGSFRDTLLSHAEYFHRMMAWNRDVGCGVSNPAIPDAKSCPEDCGMCNLHASHTVLANVDLTNRCNLACPICFANASVQDYIYEPSFEQIVDTLQTLRDSRPVAGRVVQFAGGEPTLHPDWFRILAKANEMGFSHVQCATNGLKFAEDSFAEKSREAGLHTLYLQFDGLDPELYGKIRGRKDLLDIKMKAIDNVRKAGLKIVYVPTIVKGVNDDQVPKIVQFALDTIDVCSGISFQPVAITGRIDQAERDRMRYTLSDLAEGVNTLGYTSREDWFPLSCTTPITELIQALRNEPNVMVSCHPLCGIGTYFFVDQNRKPTPVTRFLDIKGLFDDIQKQADKLKNRTTFKSLYNNLSKFSLFSSANKHFDASQAPEGLTLTKLGQTIEGLLDKKAGRGANDGTYTYKTLMVAGMHFMDGYNYDVERVKRCVIHYSTPDKRLYPFCTYNSGPVFREQIEKQFSCSKEEYRQKQKASAE; this is encoded by the coding sequence ATGGCTACCAAGGTTCCGTCTCAAAAGAAAACCCTGACCGGTGCTCCCATCAATCCGTTGCCCGGTGACGTGCCGTATACGACGGTTTCCCTTTGCCCCGAATGCGGGGTTCACGTGGAGGCCCGGGTGTTCGAAGAGGACGGCAAGATCATCATGGAGAAGACCTGTCCCGAGCATGGTTCCTTCAGGGACACCCTCCTGTCGCATGCCGAATATTTTCATCGCATGATGGCGTGGAACCGCGATGTCGGTTGCGGCGTGTCCAACCCGGCCATTCCCGACGCGAAATCGTGTCCCGAAGACTGCGGCATGTGCAACCTGCACGCCAGCCACACGGTGCTGGCCAACGTGGATCTGACCAACCGCTGCAACCTCGCCTGCCCGATCTGTTTCGCCAACGCGAGCGTCCAGGACTACATCTACGAGCCCTCCTTCGAGCAGATCGTGGACACGCTGCAGACCCTGCGTGATTCCCGCCCGGTCGCGGGCCGCGTCGTGCAGTTCGCCGGCGGCGAACCCACCCTGCACCCCGACTGGTTCCGTATCCTGGCCAAGGCCAACGAGATGGGTTTCTCCCACGTGCAGTGCGCCACCAACGGCCTGAAGTTCGCCGAGGATTCCTTCGCGGAAAAATCGCGCGAGGCGGGGCTCCACACCCTCTACCTGCAGTTCGACGGGCTCGACCCCGAACTGTACGGGAAGATCCGGGGGCGCAAGGACCTGCTCGACATCAAGATGAAGGCGATCGACAACGTCCGCAAGGCGGGGCTCAAGATCGTCTACGTCCCGACCATCGTCAAGGGGGTCAACGACGACCAGGTCCCGAAGATCGTCCAGTTCGCGCTGGACACCATCGACGTCTGTTCCGGGATCAGCTTCCAGCCCGTGGCGATCACCGGCCGGATCGACCAGGCGGAGCGGGACCGGATGCGCTACACGCTCTCCGACCTGGCGGAAGGGGTGAACACCCTGGGGTACACCTCCAGGGAGGACTGGTTCCCCCTCTCCTGCACCACGCCGATCACCGAACTGATCCAGGCCCTCAGAAACGAACCCAACGTCATGGTCTCCTGCCACCCGCTCTGCGGGATCGGGACCTACTTCTTCGTGGACCAGAACCGGAAGCCGACGCCCGTCACCCGTTTCCTCGACATAAAGGGGCTTTTCGACGACATCCAGAAACAGGCGGACAAGCTCAAGAACCGGACCACCTTCAAGTCGCTCTACAACAACCTGAGCAAGTTCAGCCTCTTCTCGAGCGCCAACAAGCATTTCGATGCGAGCCAGGCGCCGGAAGGCCTGACGCTGACCAAGCTCGGGCAGACGATCGAAGGGTTGCTCGACAAGAAGGCGGGGCGCGGGGCCAACGACGGCACCTACACCTACAAGACCCTCATGGTGGCCGGCATGCATTTCATGGACGGCTACAACTACGACGTGGAGCGGGTGAAGCGCTGCGTCATCCACTACTCCACGCCGGACAAGCGCCTCTACCCGTTCTGCACCTATAATTCCGGGCCCGTGTTCCGCGAGCAGATCGAGAAGCAGTTCTCATGCTCCAAGGAGGAATACCGCCAGAAGCAGAAGGCGTCGGCGGAGTAG
- a CDS encoding 1-acyl-sn-glycerol-3-phosphate acyltransferase, producing the protein MKKARARTYTIWCWTGCGLSTAFWATVSLLGSLLSRGGRIQHFCMRRWSRDNLWLSRARVEIEGLEHVDRRRPQIFVANHSGLHDILSLAAHLPIQFRWIAKKQLFSVPFMGWHMRRSGYIPIDRENPREAARSIVAAAGTIAGGVSAIAFPEGTRSRTGELGPFHGGAFALALRAGVPLVPVTLDGSSRVIVPGTLEVNPGTVIRIRIDRPIDLASYSRGGKRRLMEDVHSIMGRNLADLRRRRAPGEEGHDPVFRWVHRGRGKDAG; encoded by the coding sequence ATGAAAAAGGCAAGGGCGAGGACGTATACGATCTGGTGCTGGACCGGCTGCGGGCTCAGCACCGCCTTCTGGGCGACGGTGTCGCTTCTGGGGAGCCTCCTGTCCCGGGGCGGCCGCATCCAGCACTTCTGCATGCGGCGCTGGTCCCGCGACAACCTCTGGCTCAGCCGCGCCCGCGTGGAGATCGAGGGGCTGGAACACGTCGATCGCCGCCGGCCGCAGATCTTCGTGGCCAACCACAGCGGGCTGCACGACATCCTGTCGCTCGCGGCGCATCTGCCGATCCAGTTCCGCTGGATCGCCAAAAAGCAGCTTTTCAGCGTCCCGTTCATGGGATGGCACATGCGGCGTTCGGGCTACATCCCCATCGACCGGGAAAATCCCCGCGAGGCGGCCAGGAGCATCGTGGCCGCGGCCGGGACGATCGCCGGGGGGGTCAGCGCCATCGCCTTCCCGGAAGGGACGCGGAGCCGGACGGGGGAACTGGGCCCCTTCCACGGCGGGGCCTTCGCCCTGGCCCTGCGCGCGGGCGTCCCTCTGGTCCCGGTGACGCTCGACGGCAGCAGCCGCGTGATCGTGCCCGGGACCCTCGAGGTGAACCCCGGCACCGTCATCCGTATCCGGATCGACCGCCCGATCGACCTGGCATCCTACTCGAGGGGGGGAAAGCGCCGTCTCATGGAGGACGTCCACTCGATCATGGGGCGCAACCTCGCGGACCTCAGGCGCCGGCGCGCTCCCGGGGAGGAGGGGCACGACCCCGTCTTCCGCTGGGTCCACCGCGGCCGGGGAAAGGATGCCGGCTAG
- the tsaA gene encoding tRNA (N6-threonylcarbamoyladenosine(37)-N6)-methyltransferase TrmO gives MEEYTMRPIGHIRSAYTETSQVPKGLGAEHTMEGVLELLPEFAAGLEDIEGFSHLWILWVFHRADGYSLVGGTPTDGREHGVFATRSPHRPNAIGLTAVQLIRREGARLVLGGVDMLDGTPVLDIKPYTSSIPMERLRRGWLEEAEKAREAEKAREAEKAREAEKAREEERAGAGSAP, from the coding sequence GTGGAAGAGTACACTATGCGCCCGATCGGGCATATCCGGAGCGCTTACACCGAAACGAGCCAGGTGCCGAAGGGGCTGGGGGCCGAGCACACCATGGAGGGGGTCCTCGAGCTCCTGCCCGAATTCGCCGCGGGCCTCGAGGATATCGAGGGTTTCTCCCACCTCTGGATCCTCTGGGTCTTCCACCGGGCGGACGGGTACTCGCTCGTGGGGGGGACGCCCACCGACGGGAGGGAGCACGGGGTGTTCGCCACGCGTTCCCCCCACCGGCCGAACGCGATCGGGCTTACGGCGGTGCAGCTGATCCGGCGCGAAGGGGCGCGTCTCGTGCTGGGGGGGGTCGACATGCTCGACGGCACGCCGGTGCTCGACATCAAGCCCTACACCTCCAGCATCCCCATGGAGCGGCTGCGCCGCGGGTGGCTGGAGGAGGCGGAGAAGGCACGCGAGGCGGAGAAGGCGCGCGAGGCGGAGAAGGCGCGCGAGGCGGAGAAGGCGCGGGAAGAGGAGCGGGCCGGGGCCGGGTCGGCGCCATAG
- a CDS encoding BamA/TamA family outer membrane protein produces MKKRWIGRITKALAALAVLVALIPLLLLAPPVGNWAFHKAGGYLRRSAKIELRADRVRLNLFTGSVRLENLSLAAARAPGLPPLLRADHAYADLGLLDAVRGVWTVETVRVHEPRVHYFVGPDGETNLPETDASGDASLDLRILQAGITDGALQWEDRRRGLWIELPGWDLAVEGNRGSRAHRITFTGGPVSTFTLGDLSIPVDSLGFSGVLDGPLWRIDSARVVAARSTLEFGGSVRNLRELDLELAPGLDTGAIAEAAGHGGRIAGRVSGTIRVHGPLDNLRIEGRLAGDGVQLEGAPPLDLRLAADLEWDAAGDRVSIQSLDLASPEGSLRAEGTLCTGEECAASVLRARLRDIDLLPFSHSLGLPFRLAGRAGGTVSVEWRGKPVPANLRADASLELGSTRPAPEADLLPVSATVDAEYASGRLRGRIRSLSVLGARAAGEFSLRSFRTLEGRLQGEAADLDDSAQQLARFLGKPGSRAGVSLAGNLDFDVRASGELDDLEIEARLDAPSLAVAGLGGMGTEARAVYRNGVLSFQNNLRLPGESLLETQGTLDFGGEEPRLRLAAKSAAPVPLEVLNSLLGRSIPMSGTLETSLRLDGPVDNLAGDLSITGEALSLYALPLGRLDILLGLADREIRSSRIRLSRSPEHPSSDLLAARVSYALDSGRYELEAEGTGLALVPAHLPGGAQINGTLSLEASGTGTIENPSFDLEIGSNDLHAWRQPLGPVSVTARIRGKEAGIRALAPDLDLSSDATLTLRAPWPFRVTVEARDSDLAAAGLEWRGRPVTGSLRADISGSGELGDLEASRIEALIEEVTARAGELEVRTGAPAGIHYRGRSLEFAPPLALAVGRSAIELGGRLPVRAGAPAGTVDLKGRLDLADTGTVFTPPEGFGLEGVLDLDLVLSGAYGDFAVTGGFGLDDGTIRIPRAAAPMTEASVRGKIESGVLVLERAGAKWGRGRIGLSGTVPLGLLPEDLPLEFARGTGPAEFVLDVEDFAPEATGFLPEGISGLVSLRATGRADHPDLQALDGEIRFGALDLKVDTIGFSQAEPVLIEIRRGVATIARLALSGPETRIEASGTAGVYPRGPLDLAVEGSLDAGLLGVFSEGVKTAGELRIDARVAGSLDAPVLSGRAEMDNGKLALQSPRIAADDLKMRLDLTSDSIIVRELTGVLNGGAMSVEGSIGYRDGILNGIDLEARVQDVFLEFPEGLKSASSGNLTMKSGEDTIVVGGSLRIMESAYRESIEVGGQLINYLKSQQVVTLDEEPNPFLDRLRFDIAVRTSTPLLVQNNIARVEASATNLRLVGSYADPSVVGRVTLGEGGEIVLNQQSYYINRGVITLVNQSRIEPEFNIQAQTKIDIYEITLQLIGNPERMSTLLSSDPPLSERDILSLLLTGKTIAETQGREMQMARTQALSLIAGQAGAGVTNEARKALHLSTFRIDPGLIASESNPGARLTIGEDVTRDLSLVYSMNLVNGGDQIWAAEYDIGRRLSTQATKQQDNSYRFEFRHDLRFGGAGARRGARRQAARFEIGSVHFQGEEAHSEKDLMDRFKNKAGDRYEFQKVQKGLDRLHDFYFSQDRLEADIRLQRETGDRTVDLKVGIDPGPVVQFDYGSFPLGKDVREQVARAWADGVFEAERLDEAALVIRRSLTESGFLQATVAAEMAEADGRKQVRFTIDSGPRYAEIPLSFPGAKGISPGALGELVEDADLEREIYVNPKKVADFLRRYYRNRGYLQAEVSPPQFRPAARETVIAVTEGPLFVIGELEFSGNKVFSYDELWMVIPTSSGSVYNPDSLRESVREMENLYHGRGYNDVTITFRVVQDTSRTRADVNFQITERRQSVIRDIVIEGNRDTRPGFVTRQIDFRVGDPLDYEKINEARRRLYSTGVYTTVDFQMEELPSEAPAPERKEMRVRVRLRETQPYRLQYGLFYDTDRGVGGLVEAQHLNLLGRATNLGLRLRYDSDLKEGRLYYHQPFVTRLHLKMDASAFWQQETRSFFSAKRIGFSLMQERELPREFRLDYGYRYDHVRWNGLPPDPILFQASDPVARLTGTLTRDTRDSVLDPTRGEFTSQTFEFGPRWLGSEVGFARYSGQYFRYFPLDKYLGKPIVDRKGEPLPTNFVYAAALRLGLTSPFGKKSLIAPERFFAGGGTTMRGFEQDLMGPVEEQPDGSLRPSGGEAMFLLNNELRFPIVGILQGVAFLDIGNVYRKLTDFDFTLRKTAGAGLRLKIRSIPLRFDYGFKLDRKTGESGGEFFFSIGQAF; encoded by the coding sequence ATGAAGAAGCGCTGGATCGGACGCATAACCAAGGCGCTGGCGGCACTGGCCGTCCTCGTTGCCCTCATTCCGCTTCTGCTGCTGGCGCCGCCGGTCGGAAACTGGGCGTTCCACAAGGCGGGCGGATATCTCCGGCGCAGCGCGAAGATCGAACTGCGGGCGGACCGGGTCCGGTTGAACCTGTTCACCGGATCGGTCCGGCTGGAAAACCTGTCGCTCGCGGCCGCGCGCGCCCCGGGGCTCCCCCCCCTGCTGCGGGCCGATCACGCCTACGCCGACCTCGGCCTGCTCGATGCCGTCAGGGGGGTGTGGACGGTGGAAACCGTGCGGGTCCACGAGCCCAGGGTGCATTATTTCGTGGGCCCGGACGGGGAAACGAACCTGCCCGAGACGGACGCCTCCGGGGACGCCTCCCTGGATCTGCGGATTCTCCAGGCCGGCATCACCGACGGCGCCCTGCAATGGGAAGACCGCCGGCGCGGACTGTGGATCGAACTGCCCGGCTGGGATCTTGCCGTCGAGGGAAACCGGGGGTCGCGCGCGCACCGTATCACCTTCACCGGCGGCCCGGTTTCGACCTTCACCCTGGGGGACCTTTCGATCCCCGTCGATTCCCTCGGCTTCTCAGGCGTTCTGGACGGCCCCCTATGGCGCATAGACTCGGCCCGGGTCGTTGCCGCCCGGTCCACGCTCGAGTTCGGGGGATCGGTACGGAACCTCCGGGAACTGGACCTGGAACTGGCGCCCGGGCTGGATACCGGAGCGATCGCCGAAGCCGCGGGTCACGGGGGCAGGATCGCCGGCCGGGTCTCCGGAACAATCAGGGTTCACGGCCCGCTCGACAACCTGCGGATAGAGGGCCGGCTCGCGGGAGATGGGGTGCAGCTGGAGGGGGCGCCTCCGCTCGACCTCCGGCTTGCCGCGGACCTGGAGTGGGACGCGGCCGGGGACAGGGTGTCGATCCAAAGCCTGGACCTCGCTTCCCCGGAAGGATCGCTCCGCGCCGAGGGGACGCTCTGCACCGGGGAGGAGTGCGCGGCCAGTGTCCTGAGGGCGCGGCTCCGTGACATCGATCTCCTCCCCTTCTCGCACAGCCTCGGGCTCCCCTTCCGCCTGGCCGGCCGGGCGGGGGGGACGGTCTCCGTCGAGTGGAGGGGGAAGCCCGTACCTGCAAACCTCCGCGCCGACGCCTCCCTCGAACTCGGGAGCACCCGCCCGGCGCCGGAAGCCGATCTTCTCCCTGTCTCCGCGACGGTCGACGCGGAGTACGCATCCGGCCGGCTGCGGGGACGGATACGCTCGCTCTCGGTCCTGGGTGCGCGCGCGGCCGGCGAGTTTTCCCTCCGGTCTTTTCGCACCCTCGAGGGGCGCCTCCAGGGGGAGGCCGCCGACCTGGACGATTCCGCGCAGCAGCTCGCGCGCTTTCTGGGAAAGCCGGGATCCCGCGCGGGGGTCAGCCTGGCCGGCAACCTGGACTTTGACGTCCGGGCCTCGGGGGAACTGGACGACCTGGAGATCGAGGCCAGGCTGGACGCCCCGTCGCTCGCGGTCGCGGGCCTCGGGGGGATGGGGACCGAGGCGCGCGCCGTCTACCGAAACGGGGTCCTCTCGTTTCAGAACAACCTGCGTCTTCCCGGCGAGAGCCTGCTGGAGACCCAGGGCACGCTCGATTTCGGAGGGGAGGAGCCCCGCTTGCGCCTCGCGGCCAAATCCGCGGCCCCGGTGCCGCTCGAGGTCCTCAACTCCCTGCTCGGGCGCTCGATTCCGATGTCGGGCACCCTGGAGACCTCGCTGCGCCTGGACGGCCCCGTCGACAACCTCGCCGGGGATCTCTCCATCACCGGAGAAGCCCTCTCCCTGTACGCACTGCCCCTGGGACGGCTGGACATCCTCCTCGGCCTGGCCGACCGGGAGATCCGGTCCAGCCGCATACGGTTGTCGCGGAGTCCCGAGCATCCATCGAGCGATCTGCTGGCGGCCCGCGTTTCCTACGCCCTGGACAGCGGCCGCTACGAACTCGAGGCGGAGGGGACGGGGCTGGCCCTCGTCCCCGCGCACCTTCCCGGCGGAGCCCAAATCAACGGGACCCTCTCGCTCGAGGCTTCGGGAACGGGGACGATCGAAAATCCTTCCTTCGACCTCGAAATCGGATCGAACGACCTGCACGCATGGCGCCAACCCCTGGGCCCGGTTTCGGTCACGGCCCGGATCCGGGGGAAGGAAGCCGGCATCCGGGCGCTGGCACCCGATCTGGATCTTTCCTCCGACGCCACCCTGACACTGAGGGCCCCCTGGCCCTTCCGGGTCACCGTCGAGGCGCGGGACTCCGACCTGGCCGCCGCCGGACTCGAGTGGCGCGGCCGGCCGGTGACCGGGTCGCTCAGGGCGGACATCTCGGGTTCCGGAGAGTTGGGCGACCTGGAGGCGTCCCGGATCGAGGCGCTGATCGAAGAGGTGACGGCGCGGGCGGGCGAACTCGAGGTGCGCACCGGGGCGCCGGCCGGAATCCACTATCGGGGCCGCTCCCTGGAGTTCGCACCGCCCCTCGCCCTGGCCGTCGGCCGTTCGGCGATCGAGCTCGGCGGCCGCCTCCCCGTCCGGGCGGGGGCGCCGGCCGGAACCGTCGACCTGAAAGGGCGGCTCGACCTGGCGGACACCGGAACAGTCTTCACCCCCCCAGAAGGGTTCGGGCTCGAAGGAGTCCTCGATCTCGACCTGGTGCTCTCCGGCGCCTACGGGGATTTTGCCGTCACGGGCGGATTCGGCCTGGACGACGGAACGATACGCATTCCCAGGGCCGCCGCACCCATGACGGAAGCCTCCGTCCGGGGAAAGATCGAGAGCGGGGTGCTGGTCCTCGAGCGGGCGGGCGCGAAATGGGGGAGAGGCCGCATCGGGCTCTCGGGCACCGTCCCCCTCGGGTTGCTGCCCGAAGACCTTCCCCTGGAATTTGCGCGCGGGACAGGGCCGGCCGAGTTCGTCCTCGACGTTGAAGATTTCGCCCCGGAAGCGACGGGGTTCCTTCCCGAGGGAATTTCGGGCCTGGTTTCGCTCCGCGCCACGGGGCGCGCCGACCATCCGGACCTCCAGGCCCTGGACGGCGAAATCCGGTTCGGCGCCCTGGACCTCAAGGTCGACACCATCGGCTTCAGCCAGGCGGAACCGGTCCTGATCGAAATCCGCCGCGGCGTCGCCACCATCGCCCGACTGGCGCTCTCCGGGCCGGAAACCCGTATCGAGGCGTCCGGAACGGCGGGAGTGTACCCGCGGGGGCCGCTGGACCTCGCCGTCGAAGGCTCCCTCGACGCCGGGCTGCTCGGCGTTTTCAGCGAGGGGGTGAAAACGGCGGGCGAACTGCGGATCGACGCGCGGGTCGCGGGCTCGCTCGACGCCCCGGTGCTTTCGGGCCGGGCGGAAATGGACAACGGGAAGCTGGCCCTCCAATCCCCCCGGATCGCGGCCGACGACCTGAAGATGCGGCTGGACCTCACCTCCGATTCCATCATCGTGCGCGAACTCACCGGCGTCCTCAACGGCGGCGCCATGTCGGTCGAGGGTTCGATCGGGTACCGTGACGGAATCCTCAACGGCATAGATCTCGAGGCGCGCGTGCAGGACGTCTTCCTCGAATTCCCCGAGGGGCTGAAATCGGCGTCGAGCGGGAACCTGACCATGAAATCGGGGGAAGACACCATCGTCGTCGGCGGCAGCCTGCGGATCATGGAAAGCGCCTACCGGGAATCGATCGAAGTCGGGGGGCAGCTGATCAACTACCTGAAATCGCAGCAGGTGGTGACCCTCGACGAGGAACCCAATCCCTTCCTGGACCGGCTCCGGTTCGACATCGCCGTCCGCACCTCGACCCCGCTGCTGGTGCAGAACAACATCGCCAGGGTCGAAGCCTCCGCCACCAATCTCCGCCTTGTCGGAAGTTATGCCGACCCCTCGGTCGTCGGCCGCGTCACCCTCGGCGAGGGGGGGGAGATCGTCCTGAACCAGCAAAGCTACTACATCAACCGGGGGGTGATCACCCTGGTGAACCAGAGCCGCATCGAACCGGAATTCAACATCCAGGCGCAGACGAAGATCGACATCTACGAGATCACGCTCCAGCTGATCGGGAACCCCGAACGGATGTCCACCCTGCTCTCTTCCGACCCGCCGCTTTCGGAGAGGGACATCCTCTCGCTCCTCCTCACGGGCAAGACCATCGCCGAGACCCAGGGGCGCGAAATGCAGATGGCCCGGACCCAGGCGCTGTCGCTGATCGCCGGACAGGCGGGTGCGGGAGTCACCAACGAGGCGCGCAAGGCGCTCCACCTGAGCACCTTCCGGATCGACCCGGGGCTGATCGCCTCGGAATCCAACCCGGGGGCCCGCCTGACGATCGGGGAGGACGTCACGCGCGACCTCAGCCTCGTCTATTCCATGAACCTCGTCAACGGGGGGGACCAGATCTGGGCGGCCGAGTACGATATCGGCCGGCGCCTCTCGACCCAGGCCACCAAGCAGCAGGACAACAGCTACCGCTTCGAGTTCCGCCATGACCTCCGCTTCGGGGGCGCGGGGGCGCGCCGCGGGGCGCGGCGGCAGGCGGCCCGGTTCGAGATCGGATCGGTCCATTTCCAGGGGGAGGAGGCGCACTCCGAAAAGGACCTTATGGACCGGTTCAAGAACAAGGCGGGCGACCGGTACGAGTTTCAGAAAGTCCAGAAAGGGCTGGACCGCCTGCACGACTTCTACTTCAGCCAGGACCGCCTGGAAGCCGATATCCGGCTCCAGCGCGAAACCGGGGACAGGACCGTCGACCTGAAGGTCGGCATCGACCCCGGGCCGGTGGTGCAGTTCGACTACGGCTCCTTCCCCCTAGGCAAGGATGTACGCGAGCAGGTCGCCAGGGCGTGGGCGGACGGGGTTTTCGAGGCCGAAAGACTGGACGAGGCGGCGCTCGTCATCCGCCGCTCCCTGACCGAAAGCGGCTTCCTCCAGGCCACGGTCGCTGCTGAAATGGCGGAGGCGGACGGGCGGAAGCAGGTCCGGTTCACCATCGACTCCGGCCCCCGGTACGCCGAGATTCCCCTCTCCTTCCCGGGGGCAAAGGGGATTTCCCCCGGCGCCCTCGGCGAACTCGTGGAGGACGCCGACCTGGAGCGCGAGATCTACGTCAACCCGAAAAAGGTGGCCGATTTTCTCCGGCGCTACTACCGCAACCGCGGGTACCTCCAGGCGGAGGTCTCCCCGCCGCAGTTCCGGCCGGCCGCACGGGAAACGGTGATCGCGGTTACCGAGGGGCCGCTGTTCGTGATCGGCGAGCTCGAGTTCTCCGGCAACAAGGTCTTCAGCTACGACGAACTCTGGATGGTCATCCCCACCTCGAGCGGCAGCGTCTACAACCCGGACTCGCTGAGGGAATCGGTCCGGGAGATGGAGAACCTCTACCACGGCCGGGGGTACAACGACGTCACCATCACCTTCCGGGTAGTCCAGGACACCTCCAGGACCCGGGCCGACGTGAACTTCCAGATCACCGAACGGCGGCAGTCGGTCATCCGCGATATCGTGATCGAGGGGAACCGGGACACCCGGCCGGGATTCGTCACCCGGCAGATCGACTTCCGGGTCGGCGACCCCCTGGATTACGAAAAGATCAACGAAGCCCGGAGGCGGCTGTACTCCACGGGGGTGTACACGACCGTCGATTTCCAGATGGAGGAACTCCCCTCCGAGGCGCCGGCCCCGGAGCGAAAGGAGATGCGGGTGCGGGTCCGGCTGCGCGAGACCCAACCCTACCGCCTGCAGTACGGGCTCTTCTACGATACCGACCGCGGCGTCGGCGGCCTGGTGGAGGCGCAGCACCTGAACCTCCTGGGGCGGGCGACCAACCTCGGCCTCCGCCTCCGCTACGACTCCGACCTCAAGGAGGGGCGGCTGTACTATCACCAGCCCTTCGTGACCCGGCTCCACCTCAAGATGGACGCCAGCGCGTTCTGGCAGCAGGAGACCCGCTCCTTCTTCTCGGCGAAGCGGATCGGGTTCTCCCTGATGCAGGAGCGGGAGCTTCCTCGGGAGTTCCGCCTCGATTACGGCTACCGCTACGACCATGTCCGCTGGAACGGACTGCCGCCCGACCCGATCCTCTTCCAGGCCAGCGACCCCGTCGCCCGGCTGACCGGGACCCTGACCCGCGACACGCGCGACAGCGTGCTCGACCCCACGCGCGGCGAGTTCACCTCCCAGACGTTCGAATTCGGCCCCCGCTGGCTCGGGTCCGAGGTCGGTTTCGCCCGTTACTCGGGGCAGTATTTCCGCTACTTCCCCCTGGACAAGTACCTGGGGAAACCGATCGTGGACCGAAAGGGGGAACCGCTGCCGACGAACTTCGTCTACGCCGCGGCGCTGCGCCTGGGGCTGACGTCCCCCTTCGGGAAAAAATCGCTGATCGCGCCCGAGCGCTTCTTCGCCGGGGGCGGCACCACCATGAGGGGGTTCGAGCAGGACCTGATGGGGCCGGTGGAGGAGCAGCCGGACGGCAGCCTGCGGCCGAGCGGGGGGGAAGCCATGTTCCTGCTCAACAACGAACTCCGCTTCCCGATCGTGGGCATCCTCCAGGGGGTGGCGTTCCTCGACATCGGCAACGTCTACAGGAAACTGACCGACTTCGATTTCACCCTGCGCAAGACGGCCGGGGCGGGGCTCCGGCTGAAGATCCGGTCGATCCCCCTGAGGTTCGACTACGGGTTCAAGCTCGACCGGAAAACGGGCGAGAGCGGGGGCGAATTCTTCTTCAGCATCGGGCAGGCGTTCTAG